DNA sequence from the Dunckerocampus dactyliophorus isolate RoL2022-P2 chromosome 4, RoL_Ddac_1.1, whole genome shotgun sequence genome:
TTACCACAGACTGAGCAATcaaagggtttttctccggtGTGCCTGCTTTTGTGTGCAATCAAAGAGACCTTGTCGACAAATCTCTCGCCACAAATTGAGCAAATAAAAGGTCTCTCTCCTGTGTGTATCCTCATGTGCGACaccatgtttgtctttttggaGAAGCTTTTctcacaaactgaacaactaaaAGGCTTTTCTCCCGTATGTGTCCTCATGTGCGATAGCATGTTGGGCTTTTTCGAGAACGTTTTGCCGCAAATTGCGCagttaaaaggtttttctcccatGTGCATTTTCATGTGTTGAGTGACATTGCTTTTTCGAGAAAAGCTGTCCCCGCAAACTGAGCAAATATACGGTTTTGCACCCGTGTGCGTTGCCATATGCGACACCAAAGTTGAATGGTGATAGAATCTTTTCTCGCAAACCGAGCAgccaaagggtttttctccgCTGTGCGTTTTCATGTGTGACAGCATGTGTGGCCTTTGATTAAATCTTTTGCTGCAGATTGAGCAactgaagggtttttctcctgtgtgcgttcttgCGTGGGAAACCATCGTTGAGCGGTGAGAGAATCTTTTATCGCAAACTGAGCATTTAAAGggtttctctcccgtgtgtgttcttTTGTGCGACACCACATGTGCCTTTTGAGTAAATCCTTTCCCACAAACCgaacaagtaaaaggtttttccgGCAGGTGCGTCTTCATGTGTGTGATGATACTTGACTTTCGAGACATTTGTTTGCCGCATATTGAGCAACCAAAAGGGTTTTCTTCTgtatgtgttctcatgtgttgagTCAAATCCCTCTTAGAAGAAaagcttttagca
Encoded proteins:
- the LOC129179382 gene encoding gastrula zinc finger protein XlCGF57.1-like translates to MAAAEEIFGLFERTIASYEEELSRTREDSWRRRQQQEAVSNTHVVRHVEDVQQVTIRQEERPPRRQRGSSTLKQEDPQPPTVKEEEEEWITQEGESLADLAKLPLIVVSVKTEDHDDKPLESSQLHQSPSEGEKGGAEAPGSSSPQYMTTEADGDRCGGSQADNLLAPLSDSEAEDGDETQEPLRSDNKHSKKKTCKERFTCSVCAKSFSSKRDLTQHMRTHTEENPFGCSICGKQMSRKSSIITHMKTHLPEKPFTCSVCGKGFTQKAHVVSHKRTHTGEKPFKCSVCDKRFSHRSTMVSHARTHTGEKPFSCSICSKRFNQRPHMLSHMKTHSGEKPFGCSVCEKRFYHHSTLVSHMATHTGAKPYICSVCGDSFSRKSNVTQHMKMHMGEKPFNCAICGKTFSKKPNMLSHMRTHTGEKPFSCSVCEKSFSKKTNMVSHMRIHTGERPFICSICGERFVDKVSLIAHKSRHTGEKPFDCSVCGKSYSYKKTLKTHMRTHEYCAKVF